One region of Blattabacterium cuenoti genomic DNA includes:
- the rsfS gene encoding ribosome silencing factor produces MLLDKIIEGIQMVKGENISIINLKDRRNFICDYFVICNGDSNNQVYAIFQSIEKITIEKFQKKPWHIEGLKNKEWILVDYISIVVHIFQKKLRLHYDIENLWS; encoded by the coding sequence TTGCTATTAGATAAAATTATAGAAGGAATTCAAATGGTTAAAGGAGAAAATATATCTATTATAAATTTAAAAGATAGAAGGAATTTTATTTGTGATTATTTTGTTATTTGTAATGGAGATTCTAATAATCAAGTATATGCTATTTTTCAATCTATAGAGAAAATCACGATAGAAAAATTCCAAAAAAAACCTTGGCATATAGAAGGGTTAAAAAATAAAGAATGGATTTTAGTTGATTATATTTCTATTGTTGTTCATATTTTTCAAAAAAAATTAAGATTACATTATGATATAGAGAATCTTTGGAGTTAA
- a CDS encoding CTP synthase has translation METKYIFVTGGVTSSLGKGIVSASLGMLLKARGYKVSILKLDPYFNIDPGTLNPHEHGECFVTKDGAETDLDLGHYERFLNQSTTKENNVTSGLIYKTVIDNERKGFYLGKTVQVIPHITNEIKRRIKILGESKNYDIVITEIGGTVGDIESLPYVESVRQLKWELGKFNGLVIHLTLLPHIAVTGEIKTKPTQHSVRHLMENGVQADILVCRTEKHISNNIRKKLALFCNVKPKHVIESIDTKIIYEIPCLLHLQNFDEAVLNHLNLSTITIPDLKKWKTYIKKYKNPKYEIKIALVGKYVSLHDSYKSITEALIHAGTENETYVDIKWIYSEMIKEKNIKKYFKGISGILIAPGFGNRGIEGKILAAKYARENKIPFFGICLGMQIAVIEFARNVLGLKKAESHETNPKTSYPVISLMEKQKKLTHTGGTMRLGDWKCTLLEGSKIFSIYGGKKEIFERHRHRYEFNNDYLECFSNAGMKVVGINPDTGLVEALELENHIFFLGVQYHPEYQSRVTNPHPLFTTFIQVSINSQNYSYI, from the coding sequence ATGGAAACAAAATATATTTTTGTTACAGGAGGAGTAACCTCCTCATTGGGAAAAGGAATAGTATCCGCTTCGTTAGGTATGTTATTAAAAGCTAGGGGATATAAAGTTTCTATATTAAAGTTAGATCCTTATTTTAATATAGATCCAGGAACTTTAAATCCCCATGAACATGGTGAATGTTTTGTAACTAAAGATGGAGCAGAAACAGATTTAGATTTAGGACATTATGAACGATTTTTAAATCAATCTACAACGAAAGAAAATAACGTAACGTCAGGTTTAATCTATAAAACCGTGATAGATAATGAAAGAAAAGGATTCTATTTAGGAAAAACAGTACAAGTCATACCTCATATTACTAATGAGATTAAAAGACGAATTAAAATTCTTGGAGAATCTAAAAATTATGATATTGTTATTACTGAAATAGGAGGGACTGTAGGTGATATTGAAAGTTTACCTTATGTTGAATCAGTACGTCAATTAAAGTGGGAATTAGGAAAGTTTAATGGTTTAGTTATTCATTTGACATTACTTCCACATATTGCAGTTACTGGAGAAATCAAAACAAAACCAACGCAACATTCTGTACGACATTTAATGGAAAATGGAGTTCAAGCAGATATTCTAGTGTGTAGAACAGAAAAACATATATCCAATAATATTAGAAAAAAGTTAGCTTTATTTTGTAATGTAAAACCAAAGCATGTTATTGAATCAATAGATACTAAAATTATATATGAAATACCTTGTTTATTACATCTACAAAATTTTGATGAAGCAGTATTAAATCATTTGAATTTATCTACCATTACTATTCCGGATTTAAAAAAATGGAAAACTTATATTAAAAAATATAAAAATCCAAAATATGAAATTAAAATAGCATTAGTTGGAAAATATGTTTCTTTGCATGATTCTTATAAATCCATAACAGAAGCTTTAATTCATGCAGGAACAGAAAATGAAACTTATGTTGATATAAAATGGATTTATTCAGAAATGATTAAAGAAAAAAATATAAAAAAATATTTTAAAGGAATTTCAGGAATTTTGATCGCTCCAGGATTTGGAAATAGAGGAATAGAAGGAAAAATACTTGCAGCAAAATATGCTAGAGAAAATAAAATTCCATTTTTTGGAATATGTTTGGGAATGCAAATTGCTGTAATAGAATTTGCTAGAAATGTATTAGGATTAAAAAAAGCAGAAAGTCATGAAACAAATCCAAAAACATCTTATCCAGTAATAAGTTTAATGGAAAAACAAAAAAAATTAACTCATACAGGAGGAACAATGCGTTTAGGGGATTGGAAATGTACTCTTTTAGAAGGTTCTAAAATATTTTCTATTTATGGAGGAAAAAAAGAAATCTTTGAAAGACATCGTCATAGATATGAATTTAATAATGATTATTTAGAATGTTTCTCCAATGCTGGAATGAAAGTAGTTGGAATAAATCCGGATACGGGTTTAGTAGAAGCATTAGAATTAGAAAATCATATTTTTTTCTTGGGAGTTCAATATCATCCAGAATATCAAAGTAGAGTGACAAATCCACATCCTTTATTTACTACTTTTATACAAGTATCTATAAATTCTCAGAATTATTCTTATATATGA
- a CDS encoding phosphatidate cytidylyltransferase, giving the protein MKQKKDLDLLIRFFTGLIYVTSIIFSIEKGERTFRIVMMMLSFFCLFEFLLILKTNTTLIKVTSLFFLLPILIDFFVKKEKGFIPYIICFIPYSIIFLVIQLFSDKYSHKEKIVQASHLIFGLAYIIMPFYLASYIYTMILHGKQLILGIFILIWTNDSLSYLIGKKWGKRKIATSISPKKSMEGVIGGLFFCIMLGFLLYKIWGKKYWFILSFTVPIFSTIGDLVESTIKRSYSVKNSGIWFPGHGGFLDRLDSFIFVIPIIATVVASIVYIF; this is encoded by the coding sequence ATGAAACAAAAGAAGGATTTAGACTTACTGATAAGATTTTTTACCGGTTTAATTTATGTTACTTCAATTATTTTTTCTATAGAAAAAGGAGAAAGAACTTTTAGAATTGTAATGATGATGTTGTCTTTTTTTTGTTTATTTGAATTTTTATTAATATTAAAAACTAATACAACTTTGATTAAAGTTACTTCTTTATTTTTTTTACTTCCTATTCTTATAGATTTTTTTGTGAAAAAAGAAAAGGGTTTCATTCCATATATAATTTGTTTTATTCCTTATTCTATAATCTTTCTTGTTATTCAACTATTCTCTGATAAATATTCTCATAAAGAAAAAATAGTACAAGCCAGTCATCTAATTTTTGGATTGGCTTATATTATTATGCCATTTTATTTAGCATCTTATATATATACTATGATTCTTCATGGAAAACAATTAATTTTAGGTATATTTATTTTAATATGGACAAATGATTCTTTATCCTATTTAATAGGAAAAAAATGGGGGAAAAGAAAAATAGCTACATCTATTTCTCCTAAAAAATCAATGGAAGGAGTTATTGGGGGGTTGTTTTTTTGCATCATGTTAGGATTTTTGTTATACAAAATATGGGGTAAAAAATATTGGTTTATTTTATCTTTTACTGTTCCTATTTTTTCTACCATTGGTGATCTTGTAGAATCTACTATCAAAAGATCTTATAGTGTAAAAAATTCTGGAATTTGGTTTCCTGGACATGGAGGTTTTTTAGATAGATTAGATAGTTTTATTTTTGTAATCCCTATTATAGCTACTGTAGTAGCTAGCATTGTTTATATTTTTTAA
- the dnaK gene encoding molecular chaperone DnaK — MSKIIGIDLGTTNSCVAVMEINDPIVIPNSEGKRTTPSIVAFVEGGERKIGDPAKRQAVTNPQKTIFSIKRFMGRMYSEVTEELKHIPYKVIKGGNNTPRVDIEKRLYAPQEISAMILQKMKKTAEDYLGEEVNRAVITVPAYFNDAQRQATKEAGEIAGLKVERIINEPTAAALAYGLDKNNQNKKIVVYDLGGGTFDVSILELGDGVFEVLSTNGDTHLGGDDFDQVIINYLANEFKSKEGLDLRKDPMALQRLKEASEKAKIELSSSNQTEVNLPYITATESGPKHLVLTLIRSKFEQLSEKLIQRSIHPCSKALKDANLTTQNIDEVILVGGSTRIPKVQEEVEKFFGKKPSKGVNPDEVVAIGAAIQGGVLTGDVQNVLLLDVTPLSLGIETLGGVFTKLIESNTTIPTKKSEIFSTASDNQSAVTIRVGQGERPMFNDNKEIGRFDLVDIPPAPRGIPQIEVTFDIDANGILNVSAKDKGTGKEQSIRIETSSGLNQEEIEKMKKEAKENAIKDEKIKKEIENLNAADNQIFQSEKQLKDYGNKLSENNKKNIENFLEKLKTAHSKKDFVSIENYMKKLNEAWTNASKEIYNTENKNNQSNKKEKEDEEKSSKGNENVQDVDYEEVK, encoded by the coding sequence ATGAGTAAAATTATAGGCATAGATCTGGGAACAACAAATTCTTGTGTAGCTGTAATGGAAATCAATGATCCTATTGTGATTCCTAACTCAGAAGGAAAAAGAACGACTCCATCTATAGTAGCTTTTGTAGAAGGAGGAGAAAGAAAAATAGGAGATCCTGCTAAAAGGCAAGCAGTAACTAACCCGCAAAAAACTATTTTTTCAATCAAAAGATTTATGGGAAGAATGTACTCAGAAGTCACTGAGGAATTAAAACATATACCTTATAAAGTTATAAAAGGGGGAAATAATACTCCTAGGGTTGATATAGAAAAAAGATTATATGCACCCCAGGAAATATCTGCAATGATTTTACAAAAAATGAAAAAAACAGCAGAAGATTATCTAGGAGAGGAAGTTAATAGAGCCGTAATCACGGTCCCTGCTTATTTTAACGATGCACAAAGACAAGCTACTAAAGAAGCTGGAGAGATAGCGGGATTAAAAGTAGAAAGAATTATAAACGAACCGACTGCAGCTGCTTTAGCTTATGGTTTAGATAAGAATAATCAAAATAAAAAAATAGTTGTATACGATTTAGGAGGAGGGACTTTTGATGTTTCTATTCTAGAGTTAGGGGATGGAGTTTTTGAAGTGCTGTCCACTAATGGGGATACTCATTTAGGGGGAGATGATTTCGATCAAGTTATCATTAATTATTTAGCAAATGAATTTAAATCTAAAGAAGGATTAGATCTTAGAAAAGATCCTATGGCTTTGCAACGTTTAAAAGAAGCGTCTGAAAAAGCTAAAATAGAATTATCTTCTTCAAATCAAACGGAGGTGAATCTTCCTTATATTACTGCTACAGAATCAGGCCCTAAACATTTAGTTTTAACCTTAATTCGGTCAAAATTTGAACAATTGTCAGAAAAATTAATACAACGTTCTATTCATCCTTGTTCTAAAGCATTAAAAGATGCAAATTTAACAACTCAAAATATAGATGAAGTAATTTTAGTAGGAGGATCTACTCGCATACCAAAAGTGCAAGAAGAAGTAGAAAAATTTTTTGGGAAAAAACCTTCTAAAGGTGTAAATCCAGATGAAGTTGTAGCTATTGGGGCTGCTATACAAGGAGGAGTATTAACAGGAGATGTACAAAATGTGTTGCTATTAGATGTTACTCCTTTATCTTTAGGAATTGAAACTTTAGGTGGAGTTTTCACTAAACTCATTGAATCTAATACTACAATACCCACCAAAAAATCAGAAATTTTTTCTACAGCATCTGATAATCAATCAGCCGTAACTATACGTGTAGGACAAGGGGAAAGGCCAATGTTCAACGATAATAAGGAAATAGGTCGATTTGATTTAGTAGATATTCCTCCAGCTCCTAGAGGAATTCCTCAAATTGAGGTAACTTTCGATATAGATGCTAATGGAATCCTTAATGTTTCTGCAAAAGATAAAGGAACAGGAAAAGAACAATCTATTCGTATTGAAACTTCTTCCGGTTTAAATCAAGAAGAAATAGAAAAAATGAAAAAAGAAGCAAAAGAAAACGCTATAAAAGATGAAAAAATAAAAAAAGAAATCGAAAACCTAAATGCTGCAGATAATCAAATTTTTCAGTCAGAAAAGCAATTGAAAGATTACGGAAACAAATTATCTGAAAATAATAAAAAAAATATAGAAAATTTTTTAGAAAAATTAAAAACAGCTCATTCTAAAAAAGATTTCGTTTCTATTGAAAATTATATGAAAAAATTAAACGAGGCTTGGACTAATGCTTCTAAAGAAATTTATAATACAGAAAATAAAAATAATCAATCAAATAAAAAAGAAAAAGAAGATGAAGAAAAAAGTAGCAAAGGAAATGAAAATGTACAAGATGTAGATTATGAAGAAGTAAAATAA
- a CDS encoding biotin--[acetyl-CoA-carboxylase] ligase, with translation MKKFIWPINLIILKETNSTNQYAKKYIYEKYNWIVIWTMNQTKGIGMNKNFWHTENKKNLTFSIVFKPIKTLYIKKIYIMNVITSNAIHKTLSKYYNPKNKKKIWIKWPNDIIIDDKKVSGILIENNFFSQEIHTTIIGIGLNVYQKEFKKEWNASSLKKIFNLDFDLDYLFYSIIYFIQEEYLLFITHGEKFIREYYIKHLYLKDKSAFFYVYKTNNYIIGIIRSITDQGFLIVELNKKFYFFYHKEIKFLIP, from the coding sequence TTGAAAAAATTTATTTGGCCTATCAATCTAATTATATTAAAAGAAACCAACTCTACAAATCAATATGCAAAAAAATATATTTATGAAAAATATAATTGGATAGTTATTTGGACGATGAATCAAACCAAAGGAATAGGAATGAACAAAAATTTTTGGCATACGGAAAACAAAAAGAATTTGACTTTTAGCATTGTTTTTAAACCTATTAAAACTTTATATATAAAAAAAATATATATCATGAATGTTATTACAAGCAATGCTATACATAAAACTTTGTCTAAATATTATAATCCAAAAAATAAAAAAAAAATTTGGATTAAATGGCCCAACGATATTATTATTGATGATAAAAAAGTAAGTGGAATTTTAATAGAAAATAATTTTTTTTCACAAGAAATTCATACTACTATTATTGGTATAGGTTTAAATGTTTATCAAAAAGAATTTAAAAAAGAATGGAATGCCTCTTCTTTAAAAAAGATTTTCAATCTAGATTTTGATTTAGATTATCTTTTTTATAGCATTATATACTTTATTCAAGAAGAATATCTTCTTTTTATAACTCATGGAGAGAAATTTATACGAGAATATTATATCAAACACCTATACTTAAAAGATAAAAGTGCTTTTTTTTATGTTTATAAAACAAATAATTATATTATCGGAATAATACGATCTATAACAGATCAAGGTTTTTTAATTGTTGAATTAAATAAAAAATTCTATTTTTTTTATCACAAAGAAATAAAATTTCTTATTCCGTAG
- the rplM gene encoding 50S ribosomal protein L13: MDYLSFKTISAKKNSVVKYWIIIDATNQILGRLSTKIACIIMGKHKPFFSPHINCGDHVIVINSNKIRLSGKKWNDKKYIYYTGYPSGKKIIPIKNLFNKNSRNIIYKSVRGMLPKNRLGRLIFKNLHVYPESKHKHEAQKPILLKLKKS, from the coding sequence ATGGATTATTTGAGTTTTAAAACGATTTCGGCTAAAAAAAATTCAGTGGTCAAATATTGGATAATAATAGATGCAACTAATCAAATTTTAGGGAGATTATCTACTAAAATTGCTTGTATTATAATGGGGAAACATAAACCTTTTTTTTCCCCACATATCAATTGCGGAGATCATGTAATCGTTATTAATTCCAATAAAATTAGACTTTCTGGAAAAAAATGGAATGATAAAAAATATATTTATTATACTGGTTATCCCAGTGGAAAAAAAATTATTCCCATTAAAAATTTGTTTAATAAAAATTCAAGAAATATAATATATAAATCAGTTAGAGGAATGTTACCTAAAAATCGTTTAGGACGCTTAATATTTAAAAATCTACATGTATATCCAGAATCTAAACACAAACATGAAGCTCAAAAACCTATTTTATTGAAATTGAAAAAATCATGA
- a CDS encoding YidC/Oxa1 family insertase periplasmic-domain containing protein, whose product MKDKNLDYNSIIGLILISFVLIIFTYINNNNSNFRKQDFNRKEFFTKKEIFITEKDKRKKNNFFLLENNVLKLKISSLGGGINEVLLKKYKAYDSLLSYHAKNLYLIKNYSFLYKLSFLNQEGLNIDTNTLYFQPFSLEKDEISGIQTLIMRAKNPYGKGFLDYIYTIGKKNQYDIGFSIQTRNFPFFKKKGFYLNLEHKMLSLEKDRDWENSYTQVYYSVSNDNSNGSSASVKYLSEKKTEDINIYKANWIAHKQQFFSFIFVPEKVLKNVFVRSENFSSGSFLKKIQFRTFINTEKNKEFHLSFRLYFGPLDLNLLKKYQNGFENIIPFGWGFLKWINKYFFLIVFQFLEKTNLNYGLIIVLMTIVVKLILSPITYKQYKLSAMMKLIRPEIEKLNYKYREDVFKRQRAIMELYHNVGINPMSGCISALFQIPIFYSLFKFFPTLINLRGKSFFWVEDLTSYDSILKLPFFIPFYGNHVSLLTLLYSSALLFYTKLSNNGKRDFSQKESDISSIPNMNFILYLMPIVMLLFINSYASALSLYYLTSNMINIGFFFFIKELMLDEKKIFEKIQEKKIIKRNSWKKIIKEISNKRDRNATE is encoded by the coding sequence ATGAAGGATAAAAATTTAGATTACAATTCTATAATAGGATTAATTCTTATATCATTTGTTTTAATAATTTTTACCTATATCAATAACAATAACAGTAATTTCAGAAAACAAGATTTTAATCGTAAAGAATTTTTTACAAAAAAAGAAATTTTTATCACAGAAAAGGATAAAAGGAAAAAAAATAATTTTTTTTTGTTAGAAAACAATGTTTTGAAGCTTAAAATATCTAGCTTAGGAGGGGGAATTAATGAAGTTTTATTAAAGAAATATAAGGCATATGATTCTTTATTATCATATCATGCTAAAAATCTTTATTTAATAAAAAATTATAGTTTTTTATACAAATTATCTTTTCTTAATCAAGAAGGATTAAATATTGATACAAATACTTTATATTTTCAACCTTTTTCTTTAGAAAAAGATGAAATATCGGGAATTCAAACTCTTATTATGCGAGCTAAAAATCCTTATGGAAAAGGATTTTTAGATTATATATATACAATAGGAAAAAAAAACCAATATGATATTGGTTTTTCTATACAAACTAGAAATTTTCCTTTTTTTAAAAAAAAAGGATTTTATTTAAATTTAGAACATAAAATGCTATCCTTAGAAAAGGATAGAGATTGGGAAAATTCTTATACTCAAGTATATTATTCTGTTTCTAATGATAATTCAAATGGTTCTTCTGCTTCTGTAAAATATTTGTCTGAAAAAAAAACGGAAGATATAAATATATATAAAGCAAATTGGATTGCTCATAAACAACAGTTTTTCTCTTTTATTTTTGTTCCTGAGAAAGTATTGAAAAATGTTTTTGTTAGATCTGAAAATTTTTCTTCAGGATCTTTTTTAAAAAAAATTCAATTTCGAACATTTATAAACACGGAAAAAAATAAAGAATTTCATCTTTCTTTTCGTCTTTATTTTGGTCCCTTAGATTTGAATTTGTTAAAAAAATATCAAAATGGATTTGAAAATATTATTCCATTTGGATGGGGTTTCCTTAAATGGATCAATAAGTATTTTTTTTTAATAGTTTTTCAATTTTTGGAGAAAACAAATTTAAATTATGGACTTATTATTGTTTTGATGACTATAGTTGTAAAACTTATACTATCTCCAATTACTTATAAACAATATAAATTAAGTGCTATGATGAAATTAATTCGTCCAGAGATAGAAAAATTAAATTATAAATATAGAGAAGATGTTTTCAAAAGACAAAGAGCTATTATGGAGTTGTATCATAATGTAGGAATTAATCCAATGTCTGGATGTATTTCTGCATTATTTCAGATTCCTATTTTTTATTCTTTATTTAAATTTTTTCCTACTTTAATTAATTTGAGAGGAAAATCTTTTTTTTGGGTTGAAGATCTTACTTCATATGATTCAATTTTAAAATTGCCTTTTTTTATTCCTTTTTACGGAAATCATGTGAGTTTACTTACTTTATTGTATTCTTCTGCATTGTTATTTTATACAAAATTGAGTAATAATGGGAAAAGAGATTTTTCTCAAAAAGAAAGTGATATTTCTTCTATTCCTAATATGAATTTTATATTATATTTAATGCCTATTGTTATGCTTTTATTTATAAATAGCTATGCATCTGCTTTATCTTTATATTATTTAACATCTAATATGATTAATATTGGATTTTTCTTTTTCATTAAGGAATTAATGTTGGATGAAAAAAAAATTTTTGAAAAAATTCAGGAAAAAAAAATTATAAAACGTAATTCTTGGAAAAAGATAATCAAAGAAATATCAAATAAAAGGGATAGAAATGCTACGGAATAA
- the ftsH gene encoding ATP-dependent zinc metalloprotease FtsH — protein MIDKKIKSKNNFFWVYAVIFSIFVGIFFFKSSFSNPRKIDQDTFFDILSKGEVQKIIVKHREIVYVYLKKEFLSFNNSTRNIIRNNENERRFITQPLQYEFEIGDLQFFQKKFEEYKKKYNLNTLIDFKNQQEYTITKFFFDYGIFFILLIIFWIFLFKRIGSTSGGPGGQIFNIGKSKARLFDENDNVKITFKDVAGLEGAKEEVQEIVEFLKSPKKYTKLGGKIPKGALLIGPPGTGKTLLAKAVAGEAKVPFFSLSGSDFVEMFVGVGASRVRDLFEKAKEKSPCIIFIDEIDAIGRARGKSSIAGSNDERENTLNQLLTEMDGFGTHTNVIVLAATNRSDILDKALLRPGRFDRTILVDPPELNERKEIFRVHLKKLVLSNNVDTDFLSRQTPGFSGADIANVCNESALIAARRDRSQIENQDFLDAIDRIIGGLEKKNKIIKPNEKKRIAYHEAGHATISWLLEHASPLVKVTIVPRGKSLGSAWYLPEERQLTTPEQMKDEICALLAGRSAEEIIFSSISTGALNDLERVTKQAQSMVAIFGLNEKIGNISYYDSTGQNEFSFSKPYSEKTAQIIDEEISKIVTEQYQRAKNILKNNEKKLSMLANELLEKEVIFREDLKKIFGERPYPDEIGDMLSSVSNISSP, from the coding sequence ATGATAGATAAAAAAATAAAAAGTAAAAATAACTTTTTTTGGGTATATGCAGTCATATTTTCCATATTTGTAGGAATATTTTTTTTTAAATCTTCTTTTTCGAATCCCAGAAAAATAGATCAAGATACTTTTTTTGACATCCTGTCAAAAGGAGAAGTGCAAAAAATAATAGTAAAACATAGAGAAATAGTATATGTTTATTTAAAAAAAGAATTTTTATCATTTAATAATTCTACTCGAAATATTATTAGAAATAATGAAAATGAAAGAAGATTCATAACACAGCCATTACAATATGAATTTGAAATAGGAGATTTGCAATTTTTTCAAAAAAAATTTGAAGAGTATAAAAAAAAATATAATTTAAATACTCTTATTGATTTTAAAAATCAGCAAGAATATACCATTACTAAATTTTTCTTTGATTATGGTATATTTTTCATATTATTAATTATTTTCTGGATTTTTTTATTTAAGAGAATAGGATCTACAAGTGGAGGTCCTGGAGGACAAATATTTAATATAGGAAAATCTAAGGCTAGATTATTTGATGAAAATGATAATGTAAAAATAACGTTTAAAGATGTTGCTGGATTAGAAGGAGCTAAAGAAGAAGTTCAAGAAATAGTTGAATTTTTAAAAAGTCCTAAAAAATATACTAAGCTTGGAGGAAAAATTCCTAAAGGAGCTTTATTGATAGGACCACCAGGAACAGGAAAAACCTTATTGGCTAAAGCTGTGGCTGGAGAAGCAAAAGTTCCATTTTTTTCTTTATCAGGATCAGATTTTGTAGAAATGTTTGTAGGAGTCGGGGCTTCTAGAGTAAGGGATTTATTTGAAAAAGCTAAGGAAAAATCTCCATGTATAATATTTATCGATGAAATCGATGCTATAGGAAGAGCTCGTGGAAAAAGTAGTATAGCTGGATCAAATGATGAAAGAGAGAATACTTTAAATCAACTTTTGACAGAAATGGATGGGTTTGGTACTCATACTAATGTAATCGTATTAGCTGCGACTAATAGATCTGATATTTTAGATAAAGCTTTACTTCGTCCTGGTCGTTTTGATCGTACTATATTAGTAGATCCTCCAGAGTTAAATGAAAGAAAAGAGATTTTTCGTGTACATCTTAAAAAATTAGTATTATCTAATAACGTAGACACAGATTTTTTATCAAGACAAACTCCAGGATTTAGTGGAGCGGATATTGCTAATGTTTGTAATGAATCAGCTCTTATAGCGGCAAGAAGAGATAGATCTCAAATAGAAAACCAGGATTTTCTTGATGCAATAGATCGTATTATTGGAGGTTTAGAAAAAAAGAATAAAATCATAAAACCAAATGAAAAAAAACGAATTGCTTATCATGAGGCTGGACATGCAACAATAAGTTGGTTGCTCGAACATGCTTCTCCTTTAGTAAAAGTCACCATAGTTCCAAGAGGAAAATCATTGGGATCTGCATGGTATCTCCCAGAGGAAAGACAATTAACAACTCCTGAACAAATGAAAGATGAAATATGTGCATTATTAGCAGGAAGATCGGCAGAAGAAATTATTTTTAGTAGCATTTCTACTGGAGCTCTAAATGATTTAGAAAGAGTAACTAAACAAGCTCAATCTATGGTAGCTATTTTTGGATTGAATGAAAAAATTGGAAATATTTCTTACTATGATTCTACAGGACAAAATGAATTTTCTTTTTCTAAACCTTATAGCGAAAAAACTGCTCAAATTATAGATGAAGAAATATCTAAGATTGTAACAGAACAATATCAAAGAGCTAAAAATATATTGAAAAACAATGAAAAAAAATTATCTATGTTGGCCAATGAATTATTGGAAAAAGAAGTTATTTTTAGAGAAGATTTGAAAAAAATATTTGGAGAAAGACCTTATCCTGATGAAATTGGTGATATGTTAAGTTCTGTTAGTAATATATCTTCTCCTTAA
- a CDS encoding phosphatidylserine decarboxylase family protein: MIHKEGIPFLGYVLVILLLLVIFSFFLLSRLICISISVFSIILYFFLIFFFRNPKRNFYEIHKKSYNKEIIISPADGKILNVKKIFENEFLKKNCICISIFMSPFNVHVNRFPVSGKIIYVKYHPGKYIMAWLPKSSSYNEHTTIVVETNKGEQILFRQIAGFLARRIILYAKKDSIVKKGDEFGFIKFGSRVDVLLPLNSIILVKKGEKVTGGETKISIIPS; encoded by the coding sequence ATGATTCATAAAGAAGGAATTCCATTTTTAGGATACGTACTAGTAATACTATTATTGTTAGTAATTTTTTCTTTCTTTTTATTATCTCGATTAATTTGTATCTCCATATCAGTATTTTCCATTATACTTTATTTTTTCTTAATTTTCTTTTTTAGAAATCCAAAAAGAAATTTTTATGAAATTCATAAAAAAAGTTATAATAAAGAAATAATTATTTCTCCTGCTGATGGAAAAATTTTAAATGTGAAAAAAATTTTTGAAAATGAATTTTTAAAAAAAAACTGCATATGCATTTCCATTTTTATGTCTCCTTTTAATGTACATGTTAATAGATTTCCTGTTTCTGGAAAAATTATTTATGTAAAATACCATCCTGGAAAATATATCATGGCTTGGCTTCCTAAATCTTCCTCATATAATGAGCATACAACAATAGTAGTGGAAACAAATAAAGGAGAACAAATATTATTTCGACAAATAGCTGGTTTTTTGGCTAGACGCATTATTCTTTATGCGAAAAAAGATTCTATAGTAAAAAAAGGAGATGAATTTGGTTTTATTAAATTTGGATCTCGAGTTGATGTTCTCTTACCATTAAACTCTATAATTTTAGTGAAAAAGGGAGAAAAAGTTACCGGAGGAGAAACTAAAATCTCCATTATTCCATCATGA
- the rpsI gene encoding 30S ribosomal protein S9, with translation MIHTIGRRKRSLARIYLKTGNGLITINSKKLDQYFPVYLHKKILYPIEIIKKLSHFDINVKVFGGGFNGQAEAIRLAISRALCQVDMKNRSKLKSEGLLTRDSREVERKKFGQKKARKKYQFSKR, from the coding sequence ATGATACATACTATAGGAAGAAGAAAAAGGTCTCTCGCACGAATATATTTAAAAACAGGAAATGGATTGATAACTATTAATTCTAAAAAATTAGATCAATATTTTCCAGTGTATCTTCATAAAAAAATACTGTATCCTATTGAGATAATAAAAAAATTAAGTCATTTTGATATAAATGTAAAAGTTTTTGGAGGGGGATTTAATGGTCAAGCGGAAGCAATTCGTCTTGCTATATCTCGTGCGCTTTGTCAAGTTGATATGAAAAATAGAAGTAAACTAAAATCTGAAGGCTTATTAACTCGTGATTCTAGAGAAGTAGAAAGGAAAAAATTTGGTCAAAAAAAAGCTAGAAAAAAGTATCAATTTTCAAAACGTTAG